From one Vibrio palustris genomic stretch:
- a CDS encoding LysR family transcriptional regulator — protein sequence MNQTKLIGLLPDLASFILVVNEGSFTAAAQQLGVTPSALSKLITRLEKALSVKLIERSTRQLHITQAGQKIYDQCLVMMNAAQQVVELSSVDHSMPSGALTVAAPEAFLNSVLQPLVLPFLSEFPHIELKLRALDGKIDVFRDNIDIAFKLTDKPDENLVLKELCKTELVLCASTDYLARRGVPTHPTDLAEHDCLYLAETSQDHIWNFYKEDTTHTVAVSGRYAVNQAQMRLNGVKEGLGIGIFHDFVVQDALANGDIVPVLTDWTLTSNYHGAVAMQYPQTKYMPARLRAFIDYVMAHLQPKLNTRIQLNDDK from the coding sequence ATGAATCAAACCAAACTGATTGGATTATTGCCCGATTTAGCCAGCTTTATTCTGGTGGTGAATGAAGGCAGCTTTACGGCCGCCGCGCAGCAACTAGGAGTCACGCCGTCCGCCTTGAGTAAATTAATTACTCGCCTTGAAAAAGCGCTGTCGGTGAAATTGATTGAACGTTCCACTCGGCAGCTACATATTACCCAAGCAGGGCAAAAAATTTACGACCAATGTTTGGTGATGATGAATGCCGCCCAGCAAGTGGTTGAATTATCGAGTGTTGATCATTCGATGCCCTCTGGCGCGCTCACTGTCGCCGCACCAGAAGCGTTTCTTAACTCGGTGTTGCAACCACTCGTATTACCCTTTTTAAGCGAATTTCCGCATATTGAACTGAAATTACGGGCGTTGGATGGAAAGATTGATGTGTTTCGCGACAATATTGATATTGCCTTCAAATTGACCGACAAACCTGATGAAAATTTAGTATTAAAAGAATTATGTAAAACCGAACTGGTTTTGTGTGCCAGCACGGATTACTTAGCAAGACGTGGCGTACCGACTCACCCAACCGATTTAGCCGAACACGATTGCTTGTATTTAGCTGAAACCTCGCAAGATCACATTTGGAATTTTTATAAGGAAGACACCACCCATACAGTGGCGGTATCGGGCCGTTATGCGGTCAACCAAGCACAAATGCGCCTCAATGGAGTGAAGGAAGGCTTAGGGATCGGGATTTTTCATGATTTTGTCGTGCAAGATGCGCTCGCCAATGGCGATATTGTTCCGGTGCTCACCGATTGGACGCTAACCAGCAACTATCACGGTGCTGTTGCAATGCAATATCCGCAAACGAAATATATGCCAGCAAGGCTGCGTGCTTTCATCGATTACGTCATGGCACATTTACAACCAAAGCTTAATACCCGTATTCAACTCAATGATGACAAGTAA
- a CDS encoding protein kinase family protein, whose amino-acid sequence MNADNAIESHYRKLFDILNNEFEDLYESINNDKLRILFSTLHSSVTSLFDSMNNRLPTDEDTAHFWADPSRELIRSIETIEALERSLKNSEYAFYIEEYHRDRLTFCKSFLSKSGGSAIPSYTEKLEIYYTIPIFFPQSSVKIENKNKTADLKALGSGSYANVYKYFDSFYNKNFALKRAKKDLNAKEIERFKREYEQMSMLSSPYVLEVYGYNEKNNEYIMEFMDNSLDKYILKNNSKLSFQDRVKLGLQILRAFSYIHSKNILHRDISPKNILLKEYDDVAVVKIADFGLVKIVDSELTSENTDFKGYYNDPSLVTEGFDSYSILHETYALTRILYYVLTGKSKTEKLPENVRAFIDIGLSSDKSIRFKDVDELRMAFQAIAPM is encoded by the coding sequence ATGAATGCAGATAATGCCATAGAGAGTCACTACAGAAAGCTCTTTGATATTTTGAATAATGAATTCGAAGATCTTTACGAATCAATAAATAATGACAAGTTAAGAATTTTATTCTCTACTCTTCACTCTAGCGTCACTAGTCTTTTTGACTCGATGAATAATAGGCTTCCAACAGATGAAGACACGGCTCACTTCTGGGCAGACCCGAGTAGGGAGCTCATTAGATCTATAGAGACGATTGAAGCTTTAGAGAGATCTTTGAAGAACTCTGAATATGCATTCTATATTGAGGAGTACCATCGAGATAGACTTACTTTTTGTAAGAGCTTTCTAAGTAAGAGCGGTGGGAGTGCAATCCCCTCTTATACTGAAAAGCTAGAGATTTATTACACTATCCCAATATTTTTTCCACAAAGCTCAGTGAAAATTGAGAACAAAAATAAGACCGCTGATTTAAAGGCTCTAGGTAGTGGGTCTTATGCAAATGTCTATAAGTATTTTGACAGTTTCTATAATAAAAACTTTGCTTTAAAGCGGGCAAAGAAAGATCTAAATGCAAAGGAAATTGAAAGGTTTAAGCGAGAGTACGAACAAATGAGTATGCTAAGCTCACCATATGTTCTAGAAGTTTATGGATACAATGAGAAAAACAATGAGTACATTATGGAGTTTATGGACAACTCATTGGATAAGTATATTTTAAAAAACAATTCCAAGTTATCGTTTCAAGATCGCGTTAAGTTAGGGTTGCAAATACTCAGAGCTTTCTCGTACATACATTCTAAAAATATTTTGCACAGGGATATTAGCCCTAAAAATATTCTACTCAAAGAATATGATGATGTGGCTGTAGTGAAAATAGCGGATTTTGGTCTGGTGAAAATCGTTGATAGCGAACTAACTTCTGAAAATACGGATTTTAAAGGCTACTATAATGATCCAAGCCTAGTAACAGAAGGATTTGATAGTTATAGCATCTTGCATGAAACATACGCGTTGACTCGTATTTTATATTACGTCTTAACCGGAAAGAGTAAGACTGAAAAGTTACCAGAGAATGTGCGTGCTTTTATTGATATAGGCCTTAGTAGTGATAAGTCTATTAGATTTAAAGATGTTGATGAGTTACGCATGGCTTTTCAAGCTATCGCACCAATGTAA
- a CDS encoding phosphatase, which yields MKIAVDTHTHTYASGHAYSTLIENARAANERGIALFCTTDHASEMPGAPHHWFFANQKILPRFLEGVGIVRGVEANIMNQQGDVDTPEMVDQRLDWMIGSLHEPVVRAGSQEQQTEMLMNVIKQGRVDALGHLGNPNYDFDFAAVVECAVQYNVAIELNNSSLQGHSRVGSKPRCYEIAKIAQQKGAFITTGSDAHFCSYIGGFDEVLALINEVNIPAEKIITHSPRQFLDFLQLRGRTPIDEFELHFE from the coding sequence ATGAAAATTGCTGTAGATACCCATACTCATACTTACGCCAGTGGCCACGCGTATAGCACCTTGATTGAAAACGCACGCGCTGCCAATGAGCGCGGAATTGCGTTATTTTGTACCACAGATCATGCCTCTGAGATGCCCGGTGCCCCTCATCATTGGTTTTTTGCCAATCAAAAAATACTTCCTCGCTTTCTTGAGGGCGTTGGGATAGTGCGTGGAGTGGAAGCGAATATCATGAATCAACAAGGTGATGTGGATACACCAGAGATGGTTGACCAACGTCTAGATTGGATGATTGGTAGCTTGCACGAGCCGGTGGTGAGAGCGGGAAGTCAGGAGCAACAAACCGAGATGTTGATGAATGTGATTAAGCAAGGACGTGTGGATGCTCTCGGACATTTAGGCAACCCTAATTATGACTTTGATTTTGCCGCCGTGGTTGAGTGCGCGGTTCAATATAATGTCGCGATTGAGCTCAATAACAGCAGCTTACAAGGCCATAGCCGTGTGGGGAGTAAACCACGCTGTTATGAGATTGCCAAAATCGCACAACAAAAAGGCGCGTTTATTACGACGGGTAGTGATGCACACTTTTGCTCATACATCGGTGGGTTCGACGAAGTCCTCGCGCTTATTAATGAGGTTAACATTCCAGCCGAAAAAATCATCACTCACAGCCCGCGTCAGTTCTTAGATTTCTTGCAATTAAGAGGGCGTACCCCGATTGATGAGTTTGAATTACATTTTGAATAA
- a CDS encoding HAD family hydrolase, translating to MTKIQAVMFDLGNTLTTDISLTDGLTSIEGSSICDDLELDIKQLNALGDEIDRCIAKLYTNNNTNQPHWLDIWQQASISIGLNFSSYEIERLCRAHLKAFVRGCTVKPYSIPLLKYLKDRQIPLCLVSNMTGPVDVFDEGLREKGLAKFFDAVVWSSEISFRKPNAKIFELALKKLNVEASKDIWMVGDRERADIIGGQALGLTTVRVIANQQDKNSSADYVVDGSNILEFFYSS from the coding sequence ATGACAAAAATTCAGGCAGTAATGTTTGACTTAGGGAATACTCTAACAACTGATATTTCCTTAACCGATGGGCTTACAAGTATTGAAGGATCTTCAATATGCGATGATTTGGAATTGGATATTAAGCAGTTAAATGCGTTGGGTGACGAGATTGATAGATGTATCGCAAAGTTGTATACAAACAATAATACGAACCAACCGCATTGGCTTGATATATGGCAGCAAGCTTCTATTTCTATAGGACTCAACTTTAGCTCATACGAAATCGAACGCTTATGTCGTGCGCATTTGAAGGCGTTTGTGAGAGGCTGTACCGTTAAACCATATAGCATCCCTTTATTAAAGTACTTAAAAGACAGGCAGATACCTCTGTGTTTAGTATCAAATATGACAGGTCCTGTTGACGTCTTTGATGAAGGGCTTAGAGAAAAGGGACTTGCTAAATTTTTTGACGCAGTTGTTTGGTCCAGTGAAATTAGTTTTCGTAAACCTAATGCTAAAATATTCGAACTTGCCCTTAAAAAGCTTAATGTGGAAGCAAGTAAAGACATATGGATGGTGGGAGATAGAGAACGGGCGGATATAATCGGCGGGCAAGCGCTTGGTCTAACAACGGTTAGAGTTATAGCAAATCAGCAAGATAAAAATAGTTCTGCTGACTATGTTGTAGATGGGTCTAATATTCTCGAATTCTTCTATTCATCATAA
- a CDS encoding cytochrome b562: protein MLKILSVLLLGASVSFGVLANADVGDTMKLIKNSYGDAIQADSIADMKQSVTEMSSLVTKAKQADYQGDNPKAYKEGLTKLNQALKGVNKQLDAGHLDQAKSDMRKISSLRNEYHRKTR from the coding sequence ATGTTAAAAATATTAAGTGTTTTACTCTTGGGGGCCAGTGTCAGTTTTGGCGTGCTTGCCAATGCGGACGTCGGTGACACCATGAAGCTGATAAAAAATTCGTATGGTGACGCGATTCAAGCTGACAGCATAGCGGATATGAAACAATCAGTGACTGAAATGTCTTCGCTTGTCACCAAAGCAAAGCAGGCCGATTATCAAGGTGACAACCCCAAAGCCTACAAAGAAGGTCTCACAAAGCTTAATCAAGCGTTAAAAGGCGTAAATAAACAACTCGATGCCGGTCATTTAGACCAAGCAAAATCTGATATGCGTAAAATCAGTAGCTTGCGTAATGAATATCACCGTAAAACACGATAA
- the tdh gene encoding L-threonine 3-dehydrogenase: protein MKIKALSKLKPEPGIWMTEVDKPQLGHNDLLIKIRKTAICGTDVHIYNWDEWSQNTIPVPMVVGHEYVGEVVEIGTDVRGFELGDRVSGEGHITCGHCRNCRGGRTHLCRNTIGVGVNREGAFAEYLVIPAFNAFKIPDEISDDLASIFDPFGNAVHTALSFDLVGEDVLITGAGPIGIMAAAVAKHVGARHVVITDVNEYRLDLARKMGVTRAVNVAEQKLEEVMAELNMTEGFDVGLEMSGVPSAFNSMLEGMNHGGRIALLGIPPSDMAIDWTKVIFKGLVIKGIYGREMFETWYKMASLIQSGLDLTPIITHHFKIDDFQQGFDAMRSGASGKVILDWQ, encoded by the coding sequence ATGAAAATTAAAGCACTTTCTAAATTAAAACCGGAACCAGGCATTTGGATGACCGAAGTGGACAAGCCACAATTAGGTCACAACGATTTGCTGATTAAAATCCGTAAAACGGCGATTTGTGGTACCGATGTACACATTTATAACTGGGATGAGTGGTCACAAAACACCATTCCGGTACCGATGGTGGTCGGTCATGAATACGTGGGCGAAGTGGTTGAAATTGGCACTGACGTACGCGGCTTTGAGTTAGGTGACCGCGTGTCTGGGGAAGGGCATATTACCTGTGGGCACTGCCGTAACTGTCGTGGCGGCCGTACACATTTATGCCGTAATACCATTGGAGTTGGGGTCAACCGTGAAGGTGCCTTTGCTGAGTATTTGGTGATCCCGGCGTTTAACGCGTTTAAAATTCCTGATGAAATTTCCGATGATTTAGCCTCAATCTTTGACCCATTTGGCAATGCCGTTCATACCGCATTGTCGTTTGATTTGGTCGGCGAAGATGTTCTCATCACAGGCGCAGGTCCTATTGGCATTATGGCCGCCGCCGTCGCCAAACATGTGGGTGCTCGCCATGTGGTGATTACTGATGTTAACGAATACCGCCTAGATCTAGCCCGTAAAATGGGTGTTACGCGCGCGGTGAATGTTGCAGAGCAAAAACTCGAAGAGGTCATGGCTGAGCTTAATATGACCGAAGGGTTTGATGTTGGCTTAGAAATGTCCGGCGTGCCAAGTGCGTTCAATTCTATGCTTGAAGGCATGAACCACGGCGGCCGCATTGCTCTGCTTGGCATTCCACCATCGGATATGGCGATCGATTGGACCAAAGTCATCTTCAAAGGGCTGGTTATCAAAGGCATCTACGGCCGTGAAATGTTTGAAACCTGGTACAAGATGGCAAGCCTGATTCAATCAGGGCTCGATTTGACACCAATCATCACGCATCATTTCAAGATTGATGATTTCCAACAAGGCTTCGACGCCATGCGCAGCGGCGCTTCCGGCAAAGTCATTCTTGATTGGCAATAA
- a CDS encoding HD domain-containing phosphohydrolase, which translates to MPLRRYPLSIHISTLFLILMTFFSAVLIFVSFQYTHTLLQGSAKALSLENSKKIESELHENMAPIFSTLDFMAYSSVVHGDDLGAAKWRWLAAVHQSFLRNSALVAVYFGSDNGDFTMIRPLFDQQARQKFQAPKTAILYLNKTKLDGTSEVFFFNDKIQQIDFHNSTDNVFDPRSRPWYKASVDSNRISITQPYFFYFLQSYGITLSRSSADGKHVVGADFTLDSLSSKLTSMAKYPASKMIIFDSHSLPIAEHNTNLRLNEHKSDYKAALRDSIFHDIFNRASPRTIYEDREYDGEMWSVSLTPIRITPDMEVRLAEAVRHNDILSKLLLVRDTQVALAIGLLFVCFVIVLFVSRRIAKPMKRLVQLTGNIAHFDFKKTHYPHTMITELNELTHSIQLMEHTLSDLIKLLHETAANNDFDSLAKTITQQSYIITKAETIILYSYEEETSHFSVVANHAIIPFKIDLDVLLNSTPWIFSDLRQGNTVHLKRDDNLLRRFHNQLFNSDIYLFPLLNREGQLIGVLNVGYERGVEKPYLEKHAFLRELLSFAEIAKDNIDNMQQQKDMLDSFVELIASAIDTKSPFTSGHCQRVPYITQALAQVADEDQKYFPQFMMSKDRWTELKLASWLHDCGKITTPEYVIDKATKLETIHDRIHEIRTRVEVLKSQAEADYWRNLYQGGSKAQLDKQLAQTLTELDEDFAFIAECNQGSEQLSDAAVERLQVIAKRRWKRTIDDRSGISWLEQQRVNTESQALPVMEPLLSDKESHRIPWVNTQVHFTEQQSFNLKPGELRYNRGELYNLSIRSGTLTPEERFIINDHIIQTIMMLKKLPYPKYLRQVPEIAGGHHEHVNGQGYPQGLSEKDMSVQARIMAIADVFEALTSSDRPYKKAKTLSESLAIMTHMATSGHLDPKLYLLFLEQEVYLEYAANHLDNTQCDLVDKAALIKKTKDYIREQ; encoded by the coding sequence ATGCCATTACGCCGATATCCTTTAAGTATTCATATCAGCACATTGTTTTTAATCCTTATGACTTTTTTCAGCGCGGTTCTCATCTTTGTGAGCTTTCAATATACCCATACTCTGTTACAAGGTAGCGCGAAAGCATTAAGCCTAGAAAATAGTAAAAAGATTGAATCTGAGCTGCATGAAAATATGGCGCCAATTTTTTCGACTCTAGATTTCATGGCGTATAGTAGCGTCGTACATGGCGACGACCTCGGGGCTGCAAAGTGGCGCTGGCTAGCCGCCGTTCATCAATCCTTTCTGCGTAACTCGGCTTTAGTCGCGGTTTATTTTGGTAGTGATAATGGTGACTTCACCATGATTCGGCCTTTGTTTGATCAACAAGCAAGACAAAAATTTCAAGCCCCTAAAACGGCCATACTGTACCTGAATAAAACCAAACTGGATGGCACCAGTGAAGTGTTCTTTTTTAATGATAAAATTCAACAAATTGATTTTCATAACAGCACGGATAACGTGTTCGATCCGCGCTCACGTCCTTGGTATAAAGCCAGTGTCGATAGCAACCGTATATCGATAACACAACCTTACTTTTTTTATTTTCTACAATCTTATGGTATTACGCTCTCACGAAGCTCTGCCGATGGTAAGCATGTGGTCGGCGCCGATTTCACGTTAGATTCTCTCTCGAGCAAACTGACCTCGATGGCCAAATATCCTGCTTCAAAAATGATTATCTTTGACAGTCATTCATTACCTATCGCTGAGCATAATACCAACCTCAGGCTCAATGAGCACAAAAGCGACTATAAGGCCGCACTGCGCGATAGTATCTTCCATGATATTTTCAATCGCGCGAGCCCACGTACGATTTATGAAGACCGAGAGTATGATGGCGAAATGTGGTCGGTATCATTAACGCCAATCCGCATTACTCCAGATATGGAAGTGCGCCTAGCAGAAGCCGTGCGCCATAATGATATCCTCTCGAAGCTGCTTTTGGTGCGTGATACGCAAGTTGCGCTCGCGATTGGGTTGCTCTTCGTCTGTTTCGTCATCGTTTTGTTTGTATCACGACGTATCGCTAAACCAATGAAACGCTTAGTGCAATTAACAGGCAATATTGCACATTTCGATTTTAAAAAGACACATTACCCACATACCATGATTACCGAGCTGAATGAGTTAACGCATTCGATCCAGCTAATGGAGCATACCTTAAGTGATTTGATCAAGCTGCTTCATGAAACCGCAGCAAATAATGACTTTGATTCACTCGCCAAAACCATTACGCAACAAAGCTATATAATCACCAAAGCTGAAACCATCATTTTATATTCATACGAAGAAGAGACGTCACATTTTTCGGTGGTCGCTAACCACGCGATTATTCCTTTTAAAATTGACTTAGACGTATTGCTTAATAGCACCCCTTGGATTTTCTCTGATTTACGACAAGGGAATACTGTACATTTAAAACGTGACGACAACTTATTAAGACGTTTTCATAACCAGCTTTTCAATTCAGATATTTACCTCTTTCCATTACTGAACAGAGAAGGTCAATTAATTGGCGTTCTCAATGTGGGGTACGAGCGCGGTGTTGAGAAACCTTACCTTGAAAAGCATGCATTTTTACGCGAATTGCTGAGCTTTGCTGAAATTGCCAAAGATAATATTGATAATATGCAGCAACAAAAAGATATGTTGGATTCGTTCGTCGAACTGATTGCCTCTGCGATTGATACCAAATCGCCCTTTACCAGCGGCCACTGCCAGCGAGTGCCTTATATAACCCAAGCCTTAGCTCAAGTAGCGGATGAAGACCAAAAATATTTCCCACAATTTATGATGAGTAAAGACCGTTGGACAGAGTTGAAGCTCGCCTCTTGGCTCCATGATTGCGGCAAAATCACGACGCCAGAATATGTCATCGATAAAGCCACCAAATTAGAAACCATCCATGATCGTATCCATGAAATACGCACGCGAGTCGAAGTCTTAAAAAGCCAAGCAGAAGCCGACTACTGGCGCAATTTATATCAAGGCGGTAGCAAAGCACAACTGGATAAACAATTAGCTCAAACACTTACCGAGCTCGATGAAGACTTTGCGTTTATTGCAGAGTGCAATCAAGGCAGTGAACAATTATCGGATGCTGCGGTTGAACGTTTACAGGTGATTGCTAAGCGTCGCTGGAAGCGCACAATTGATGATCGCAGCGGAATTTCTTGGCTAGAACAACAACGTGTAAACACCGAATCACAAGCCCTACCCGTGATGGAACCTCTGCTAAGTGATAAAGAGTCCCACCGCATACCATGGGTAAATACTCAGGTGCACTTTACCGAGCAACAGTCGTTTAATTTGAAACCAGGGGAACTACGCTACAATCGTGGCGAGCTGTATAACTTATCCATTCGTTCTGGCACTTTAACGCCTGAAGAGCGCTTCATCATTAACGATCATATTATTCAAACAATAATGATGCTAAAAAAATTACCATACCCCAAATACTTACGCCAAGTTCCTGAAATTGCTGGCGGTCATCATGAGCATGTAAACGGTCAAGGCTATCCTCAGGGGTTAAGTGAGAAAGATATGTCGGTACAGGCAAGGATTATGGCCATTGCGGATGTGTTTGAAGCCTTAACCTCATCGGACAGACCCTATAAAAAGGCCAAAACGTTGAGTGAGTCTCTGGCCATCATGACGCATATGGCCACGTCAGGACATCTAGATCCTAAGTTATATTTGCTGTTTTTGGAACAAGAGGTCTACTTAGAATATGCGGCTAATCACCTCGACAACACACAGTGCGATCTGGTTGATAAGGCAGCATTGATAAAGAAAACAAAAGATTACATACGTGAACAATGA
- a CDS encoding glycine C-acetyltransferase has translation MSSAFYQQIREQLEEVKADGLYKSERIITSQQSAAVHISTGQEVLNFCANNYLGLANHPELIKAAKVGMDEHGFGMASVRFICGTQDSHKELENKLSTFLGQEDTILYTSCFDANTGLFETLLDGNDAIISDALNHASIIDGVRLCKAKRFRYPNNDMAELEQQLIAADEAGVRHKLIVTDGVFSMDGVVANLPAICDLADKYNALVMVDDSHAVGFMGANGRGTHEYHDVIDRIDIITGTLGKAMGGASGGYTSGKKEVIDWLRQRSRPYLFSNSVAPAIVSASIRVLDLLAESNHLRAQLWDNATHFRTRMTEAGFTLAGADHAIIPVMLGDAKIAAEFAERALEKGIYVTGFSFPVVPKGQARIRTQMSAAHSREQLDQAIDAFIEVGQAMAII, from the coding sequence ATGTCTTCTGCTTTTTACCAACAAATCCGTGAACAGCTTGAGGAAGTTAAAGCGGACGGGTTGTACAAATCTGAGCGTATTATCACCTCACAGCAAAGTGCAGCGGTTCATATCTCAACAGGACAAGAAGTCCTTAATTTTTGCGCGAATAACTATTTAGGTCTGGCCAATCACCCTGAATTGATTAAAGCGGCAAAAGTCGGCATGGACGAACACGGTTTCGGTATGGCATCGGTTCGTTTCATTTGCGGTACGCAAGATTCACACAAAGAATTAGAAAATAAGCTTTCGACCTTTCTAGGCCAAGAAGACACAATCTTGTATACCTCATGTTTTGATGCCAACACCGGTTTGTTTGAAACCTTGCTTGATGGTAACGACGCGATTATCTCCGATGCTTTAAACCATGCGTCAATCATCGATGGGGTGCGTTTATGTAAAGCGAAACGTTTCCGTTACCCAAATAACGACATGGCCGAGCTTGAACAGCAACTGATCGCCGCAGATGAAGCGGGTGTGCGCCACAAATTGATCGTCACTGACGGGGTATTCTCCATGGACGGTGTGGTGGCAAACCTACCGGCGATTTGTGATTTAGCGGATAAATATAATGCACTAGTAATGGTGGATGATTCACACGCTGTCGGCTTTATGGGCGCGAATGGTCGTGGTACACACGAATATCACGATGTGATTGATCGCATCGATATCATTACCGGTACGCTGGGCAAAGCCATGGGCGGCGCATCAGGCGGTTACACGTCCGGTAAAAAAGAGGTGATTGACTGGTTGCGTCAACGCTCTCGTCCATACCTATTTTCTAACTCTGTGGCGCCAGCGATTGTCTCTGCGTCCATTCGTGTTTTAGATCTCTTAGCAGAAAGTAACCACCTGCGCGCTCAATTATGGGATAACGCAACGCATTTTCGCACGCGGATGACCGAGGCGGGATTCACGCTCGCGGGGGCCGATCACGCCATCATTCCAGTTATGCTTGGTGATGCAAAAATTGCCGCAGAATTTGCCGAACGTGCGCTAGAAAAAGGCATTTACGTCACCGGATTCTCATTCCCTGTGGTACCAAAAGGCCAAGCACGTATTCGCACCCAAATGTCAGCGGCCCATAGCCGTGAACAGTTAGATCAAGCCATCGATGCCTTTATTGAAGTAGGCCAAGCGATGGCGATCATTTAA
- the zwf gene encoding glucose-6-phosphate dehydrogenase: MVIPDNSSIVIFGASGDLTYRKLIPALYHLYASNQLPESFAILGVSRTEYSDESYREKLKRSMQELEKTEPETLEKFCEHIHYQSLNTSEEQEYAKLKDRLESLSEHYKFEQINTLFYLATPPSLYGVIPGCLAAHNLNDESTGWKRIIVEKPFGYDLESAQSLDIEIHRHFSESQIYRIDHYLGKETVQNLLVLRFANGMFEPLWNRNFIDYVEITGSEFLGVEGRGGYYDNSGAVRDMFQNHLLQVLAMVTMEPPSEIDSNSIRNEVNKVLQSVQPLSEQDLRTNLVLGQYTESNVRGQSLKGYREEEGVAEDSRTETYMALKMFINNWRWNGVPFYVRSGKRLPTRVTEVAIHFKRTPHPAFDKTAPENKLIIRIQPDEGILMNFGLKEPGAGFKAKEVAMDFHYASLEETKMLTAYERLLLDSLNGDATLFARTDAVEACWKFVQPILDFKQDPQALYGYASGTWGPKEADDLLKRDGRDWRFPCKNLTNTDYCEL; the protein is encoded by the coding sequence ATGGTAATACCAGATAACAGTAGCATCGTAATTTTTGGTGCCTCGGGAGATTTAACTTACCGGAAACTAATTCCGGCGCTTTATCACTTGTACGCGAGCAACCAACTTCCTGAATCCTTCGCAATTCTTGGAGTGAGCCGTACCGAATACAGTGACGAGTCATACCGAGAAAAATTGAAACGCTCCATGCAAGAGCTTGAAAAAACGGAGCCAGAGACGTTAGAAAAGTTTTGTGAACATATTCACTACCAATCACTTAATACATCAGAAGAACAAGAATACGCGAAACTAAAAGATCGCCTTGAAAGTCTCTCTGAGCATTATAAGTTTGAGCAAATCAATACGCTTTTCTACTTGGCCACACCTCCAAGCCTATATGGTGTCATTCCTGGTTGCCTAGCCGCGCATAACTTAAACGATGAATCCACAGGGTGGAAACGTATCATTGTTGAAAAACCATTCGGCTATGATCTTGAATCTGCTCAGTCACTCGATATTGAAATACATCGCCATTTCTCTGAAAGCCAAATCTACCGTATCGATCATTACCTAGGTAAAGAAACCGTACAGAACCTACTGGTACTGCGTTTTGCTAACGGTATGTTTGAACCACTGTGGAACCGTAATTTTATTGATTACGTTGAGATCACCGGCTCAGAGTTCTTAGGCGTTGAAGGTCGTGGTGGCTACTACGATAACTCAGGCGCGGTACGTGATATGTTCCAAAACCATTTGCTACAAGTCTTAGCAATGGTGACGATGGAGCCACCATCAGAAATCGATTCTAACTCCATTCGTAATGAAGTTAACAAAGTTCTTCAGAGCGTACAGCCACTGTCGGAACAAGATTTACGCACCAATCTAGTATTGGGGCAATACACTGAATCGAATGTTCGTGGTCAGTCCTTGAAAGGCTACCGTGAAGAAGAAGGTGTCGCTGAAGACTCTCGCACTGAGACGTACATGGCTCTGAAAATGTTTATCAACAACTGGCGTTGGAATGGTGTGCCTTTCTACGTGCGTTCAGGTAAGCGTTTACCGACTCGTGTGACTGAAGTAGCCATTCACTTCAAACGTACGCCACACCCAGCCTTTGATAAAACAGCACCAGAGAACAAACTGATCATCCGTATTCAGCCTGATGAAGGCATTTTGATGAACTTTGGTCTTAAAGAGCCGGGGGCAGGTTTCAAAGCAAAAGAAGTCGCGATGGACTTCCACTATGCCTCGTTAGAAGAAACCAAAATGCTAACGGCTTATGAGCGCCTTCTACTGGATTCACTCAATGGTGATGCAACTCTGTTTGCTCGTACCGATGCAGTTGAAGCATGTTGGAAGTTCGTTCAACCTATTCTTGACTTCAAACAAGACCCACAAGCGCTGTATGGATATGCTAGTGGTACGTGGGGACCTAAAGAAGCGGACGATTTACTTAAACGTGATGGTCGCGATTGGCGTTTCCCGTGTAAGAACTTAACTAATACGGATTATTGTGAATTATGA